Proteins encoded in a region of the Limanda limanda chromosome 17, fLimLim1.1, whole genome shotgun sequence genome:
- the hcrt gene encoding orexin, with amino-acid sequence MTPLHTNQKMLWSPVNIQKAAGMHTSNRKVLVLVLMLLLSQLTCDAHSMSDCCRQPSRSCRLYVLLCRTGSKTMGGSLTGDAAAGILTLGKRTEEEHRLHSRLHHLLQVSRNQAAGILTMGKRTEERAGEPYMNWMARSGTSITTSLPV; translated from the exons ATGACTCCGCTTCACACAAACCAGAAGATGCTGTGGTCTCCAGTCAACATCCAGAAAGCTGCTGGGATGCACACGTCGAACAGG AAAGTCCTGGTGCTGGtcttgatgctgctgctgtctcaACTGACCTGTGACGCTCACAGCATGTCTGACTGCTGCAGACAGCCGTCTCGCTCCTGTCGCCTCTACGTGTTGCTGTGCCGCACCGGAAGCAAGACCATGGGGGGATCTCTCACCGGAGACGCTGCTGCCGGCATCCTCACCCTGGGCAAACGGACGGAGGAAGAGCACCGCTTGCACAGCCGACTCCATCACCTCCTGCAGGTGTCCAGGAACCAGGCGGCAGGGATCCTGACTAtggggaagaggacagaggagagggccGGAGAGCCGTACATGAACTGGATGGCTCGGTCAGGAACCAGCATCACAACATCCCTCCCTGTGTGA